The following coding sequences lie in one Flexivirga oryzae genomic window:
- the groL gene encoding chaperonin GroEL (60 kDa chaperone family; promotes refolding of misfolded polypeptides especially under stressful conditions; forms two stacked rings of heptamers to form a barrel-shaped 14mer; ends can be capped by GroES; misfolded proteins enter the barrel where they are refolded when GroES binds), whose translation MAKTIAFDEEARRGLERGMNTLADAVKVTLGPKGRNVVLEKKWGAPTITNDGVSIAKEIELDEPYEKIGAELVKEVAKKTDDVAGDGTTTATVLAQAMVKEGLRNVAAGANPMALKRGIEAAVAAVSEELSKASKEIDTKEQIAAVAGISAGGDSSVGDLIAEAMDKVGKEGVITVEESNTFGLELELTEGMRFDKGYISGYFVTDTERMETVLEDPYILIVNSKIGSIKDLLPLLEKVMQSGKPLVIIAEDVEGEALSTLVVNKIRGTFKSVALKAPGFGDRRKAMLGDIAILTGGQVISEEVGLKLDTAELDLLGKARKVVVTKDETTIVEGAGDADQIAGRVSQIRAEIENSDSDYDREKLQERLAKLAGGVAVIKVGAATEVELKERKHRIEDAVRAAKASVEEGILAGGGVALIQAAKVAFDSLKLEGDEATGANIVEVASEAPLKQIAANAGLEPGVVAAKVRSLPVGEGLNAATGEYVDMLEAGIPDPTKVTRSALQNAGSIAALFLTTEAVIADKPEKAPAMPADPSGGMGDMGF comes from the coding sequence ATGGCCAAGACCATTGCATTCGACGAGGAGGCCCGGCGCGGGCTCGAGCGGGGTATGAACACCCTCGCCGACGCCGTCAAGGTCACCCTCGGCCCGAAGGGCCGCAACGTCGTCCTGGAGAAGAAGTGGGGCGCACCCACGATCACCAACGACGGTGTGAGCATCGCCAAGGAGATCGAGCTCGACGAGCCGTACGAGAAGATCGGCGCCGAGCTCGTCAAGGAAGTTGCCAAGAAGACCGACGACGTGGCCGGTGACGGCACCACGACGGCGACCGTGTTGGCCCAGGCCATGGTGAAGGAAGGCCTGCGCAACGTTGCCGCCGGCGCCAACCCGATGGCCCTCAAGCGCGGCATCGAGGCCGCCGTGGCTGCCGTGTCCGAGGAGCTGTCCAAGGCGTCCAAGGAGATCGACACCAAGGAGCAGATCGCCGCGGTCGCCGGCATCTCCGCCGGTGGCGACTCCAGCGTCGGTGACCTGATCGCCGAGGCCATGGACAAGGTCGGCAAGGAAGGCGTCATCACCGTCGAGGAGAGCAACACCTTCGGCTTGGAGCTGGAGCTCACCGAGGGTATGCGCTTCGACAAGGGCTACATCTCCGGTTACTTCGTGACCGACACCGAGCGGATGGAGACGGTCCTGGAGGACCCCTACATCCTGATCGTCAACTCCAAGATCGGCAGCATCAAGGACCTGCTGCCGCTGCTGGAGAAGGTCATGCAGTCCGGCAAGCCGCTGGTCATCATCGCCGAGGACGTCGAGGGCGAGGCCCTGTCGACGCTGGTGGTCAACAAGATCCGTGGCACCTTCAAGTCGGTTGCGCTGAAGGCCCCGGGCTTCGGTGACCGTCGCAAGGCCATGCTCGGCGACATCGCGATCCTGACCGGTGGCCAGGTCATCTCCGAGGAGGTCGGCCTCAAGCTCGACACCGCGGAGCTGGACCTGCTCGGCAAGGCCCGCAAGGTCGTCGTGACCAAGGACGAGACGACCATCGTCGAGGGTGCCGGCGACGCTGACCAGATCGCCGGTCGCGTCAGCCAGATCCGCGCCGAGATCGAGAACTCCGACTCCGACTACGACCGCGAGAAGCTGCAGGAGCGCCTGGCCAAGCTGGCCGGCGGTGTTGCGGTCATCAAGGTCGGTGCTGCCACCGAGGTGGAGCTGAAGGAGCGCAAGCACCGCATCGAGGACGCCGTGCGTGCGGCCAAGGCCTCCGTCGAGGAGGGCATCCTCGCCGGCGGTGGCGTTGCGCTGATCCAGGCCGCCAAGGTCGCCTTCGACTCCCTCAAGCTGGAGGGCGACGAGGCCACCGGCGCCAACATCGTCGAGGTCGCCTCCGAGGCGCCGCTGAAGCAGATCGCTGCCAACGCGGGCCTGGAGCCGGGCGTCGTCGCCGCCAAGGTGCGGTCGCTGCCCGTCGGTGAGGGCCTCAACGCCGCCACCGGTGAGTACGTCGACATGCTCGAGGCCGGCATCCCGGACCCGACCAAGGTGACCCGTTCGGCGCTGCAGAACGCCGGCTCGATCGCCGCGCTGTTCCTCACCACCGAGGCCGTCATCGCCGACAAGCCGGAGAAGGCTCCGGCAATGCCGGCCGACCCGTCCGGTGGCATGGGAGACATGGGCTTCTAA
- a CDS encoding glucose 1-dehydrogenase, with the protein MNGLTGKTAIVTGASRGIGLAIAQRLITEGANVVITARKQEALADAANSLGDRAVYVAGRADDADHQDEVIAKAVDTFGSADFLVNNTGINPAYGPLMDIDPGVARKIMDVNVIAALTWVQKLRAAWQGEHGGAIVNVASVAGLRPAPGIAMYGVSKAAVIHLTEELAWELGPDIRVNAVAPAIVKTNFAKALYDGREEQVAAQYALKRLGVPDDIGSVVAFLLSDDAGWMTGQTLTVDGGVLLGGGV; encoded by the coding sequence GTGAATGGCCTCACCGGAAAGACCGCGATCGTGACCGGAGCCAGCCGTGGCATCGGCCTCGCCATCGCACAGCGCCTGATCACCGAGGGCGCCAACGTCGTCATCACCGCCCGCAAGCAGGAGGCGCTCGCCGACGCCGCGAATAGCCTCGGTGATCGCGCCGTGTATGTCGCGGGCCGCGCGGACGACGCCGATCACCAGGACGAGGTGATCGCCAAGGCCGTCGACACGTTCGGCAGCGCCGACTTCCTGGTCAACAACACCGGCATCAACCCGGCGTACGGCCCGCTGATGGACATCGACCCGGGCGTCGCGCGCAAGATCATGGATGTCAACGTGATCGCCGCGCTGACGTGGGTGCAGAAGCTGCGTGCCGCCTGGCAGGGCGAGCACGGCGGCGCCATCGTCAACGTCGCCTCCGTCGCCGGCCTGCGTCCCGCACCGGGGATCGCGATGTATGGCGTCAGCAAGGCGGCCGTCATCCACCTGACCGAGGAACTCGCGTGGGAGCTCGGCCCCGACATCCGGGTCAACGCCGTCGCTCCCGCCATCGTCAAGACGAACTTCGCCAAGGCCCTGTATGACGGGCGCGAGGAACAGGTGGCGGCGCAGTACGCGCTGAAACGCCTGGGCGTTCCCGACGACATCGGCAGCGTGGTGGCGTTCCTGCTCTCCGACGACGCCGGCTGGATGACCGGGCAGACGCTCACGGTCGACGGTGGGGTGCTCCTGGGCGGCGGCGTCTGA
- a CDS encoding phosphotransferase family protein — protein sequence MTEDLPGLDLQALQRFLVDASPGLLDGPLTAELIVGGKSNLTYIVSDGARDVVVRRPPLGHVLATAHDMTREHRVMAALADTAVPVPVMYAACTDPEVLGAPFYVMERVAGTPYRSADELNALGPERVRGIADAVTDTLVALHAVDPAGVGLADFGRPDGYLERQVHRWRRQMQASKSRELAGEEELHQRLAAAIPASGGAAIVHGDFRMDNTLIDDTDHVTAVLDWEMATLGDPLSDVALMLVYQALVNVAPHAVSTVSQAIGHPTREEIVQRYSERSGRDVSHLAFHEALAYYKLAAILEGIYFRHQQGQTVGAGFEDIGGSTEPLLAAGLAVIQDYDAAPEG from the coding sequence ATGACCGAGGATCTGCCCGGACTGGATCTGCAGGCGCTGCAACGGTTCCTGGTCGATGCGTCGCCAGGGCTGCTCGACGGTCCCCTGACGGCGGAGCTGATCGTCGGCGGCAAGTCCAACCTGACCTACATCGTCTCCGACGGCGCGCGCGACGTCGTCGTGCGGCGCCCTCCCCTCGGGCACGTCCTGGCGACCGCGCACGACATGACCCGGGAGCACCGGGTGATGGCCGCACTTGCGGACACCGCGGTGCCGGTCCCCGTGATGTATGCCGCCTGCACGGATCCGGAGGTGCTCGGGGCACCGTTCTACGTCATGGAGCGTGTGGCGGGCACGCCCTATCGATCGGCGGATGAGCTGAACGCCCTTGGGCCGGAACGAGTCCGGGGCATCGCAGATGCAGTGACGGACACCTTGGTGGCATTGCACGCGGTGGACCCGGCAGGTGTCGGGCTGGCCGATTTCGGCAGGCCGGACGGTTACCTGGAGCGGCAGGTGCACCGGTGGCGGCGACAGATGCAGGCCTCGAAATCTCGCGAACTGGCCGGCGAGGAGGAACTGCACCAGCGGCTCGCGGCTGCGATCCCTGCGTCCGGCGGGGCCGCCATCGTCCACGGCGACTTCCGCATGGACAACACCCTGATCGACGACACGGATCACGTGACCGCCGTGCTGGACTGGGAGATGGCGACGCTCGGCGACCCGCTCTCCGACGTCGCGTTGATGCTGGTCTACCAGGCGCTGGTCAACGTTGCGCCGCATGCGGTTTCGACCGTCTCGCAGGCGATCGGGCATCCCACTCGCGAGGAGATCGTGCAGCGCTACAGCGAACGCTCCGGCCGGGACGTCAGCCACCTGGCGTTCCACGAGGCACTCGCCTACTACAAGCTGGCCGCGATCCTGGAAGGCATCTACTTCCGGCACCAGCAGGGCCAGACGGTCGGTGCCGGATTCGAGGACATCGGCGGCTCCACGGAGCCACTGTTGGCGGCAGGCCTTGCCGTCATACAAGACTACGACGCCGCACCGGAAGGCTGA